The stretch of DNA GGTGTCCGGttactcctccccctcctccgccGGACTCCCCGCTGGCTCAGCGGCTCCTCGGCAGCTCCACAGCGCCCCCCGTCCGAACAACAGTATGTAGACAGGCCTGGTGGTTCAGCACTGTAAGGATGATGACCTGGGCTTGGACAGAGGATTCACCTCTGTGTTTGCCTTTACTGGGATGGGTGCTGCTTAGACCTGGATCAGTGTAATCCAGTTCTCTGTGGTCTGGATGTTGGCAGATGTTTTAAGTCTGATCTGGACTCAAAGTGGGTCAGACTGCACGactacacagcagcacacaacaaCAGAGGACTATACAAAAATACACGACGACACAAAAGACCTGCAGATTATCttcataacattttcatctttgtcGATAGTTGTACGACACAAAGTCAGACTTGTGTTGTCatgacttcctgttgtgttaTTGTCATGCCATTGAGTCGTTGAGTTGGTCCAAGGTCCAGGGGCCTGAACCAGAATCCTGAACCCTGCAGTTCATCCACATAGTGACAGATGACGGCCATTCCAGTGGTGAACATTTTACTGTAATGGATCAATAAACACTTTGATCAGACTCAATTCAACCTGATCAGGTTTTAGTCTAAATACGattcattttactgtttttttgtgttgaagcTGGCGTGAGGGCTGTTATCTGGCTCAGTTAACAACtacaacagctgacacacacacctgttttctgtgtgtgtgtgtgtgtaaggacaatatcacacacacacacacagtgttggtGTGAGAGATCACAACAGCTTAAATTGTGTCATTAATGACATTTGTAGCTCACAGCAGTTAGCCACCGTGCTAACCATCTGTCCACAGGAGTagcatgacctctgacccctgacctgtCATTCCTAGTTTTACTGAACATTAACCTGAAtcagaaagtaaataaaagaaatgcgAGTAAAACTCAAATGTCtggtttatattttattttgaggaaCTTGTatcttcaaaatgaatgaagactCATTCCCCCCTGCACACAGGTCAAGgttcaaaggtcacagtgaaaCACTGACCAGGCACCATGTTCTCAGCTCTAATGTTTCTTCTACAAAGTGAAACCGTGGAGTTACATTCATTTCGACTTTGTTGAACTGATCACATCAGCTTCACAtctgtttaaataaagttttggtTGAATCTGTTTATGTTCAACAtattaacagaaaaacacaagagatGCACCAAATATGactttacagatttttttttaacattgacAGACAGGCATCAGGatctgaggtcagaggtcagcatgTGTCCTTCAACCCAACCAGCCGGGCGCTCTCCTCCCACAGCCTCCTCGCCACCTCGTCATCCTGTCCCTCTGGAGCCACTTCCTTCTCCGCACAGTCACTGCAAACATACGAAAACTTACTTATTTTTGTGACTTAAAAGGAACCTGACCCCCCACCAGCCTACCTGAAGTACCGTCCGGATCGGGCCTCCAGACCAGGAGTCACAGCGCAGTAAACGCTCGTCTGGCAGCCTTGATGAGGCGTCTTCATGAGCAACAGGGAGGGGATGCTCAACAGCATCCCCAGCAGGGGGAACCAGCCCTGGACATGACGACCCAGCTCAGTCCGGATCACACCTGGATGGAGACAGAACGACGACACCCCCACACCTGTGGGACAGGTGAGACATGACCTGAGGTCAGTGTTTGTGGTGACCTGTGAGTATGTCTGTGAACGTTGTTTGCAGGGACCTTTGAGTCGTCGGGCAAGCTCTCTGGAGAACAGGACGTTGGCCAGTTTGCTCTGGCGGTAACTGTCAAGGGGACTGTACAACCGTCTGCCGAAGAAAAGGTCATCGAAGTCAATACGAcctgaagaaaaaatacatgTCAAAAAAACCCAGTGAcgacatacacagacagaggtcagaggtcagggctCGTACCCCCCCTGTGGGCGATGGACGACACGTTGACCACTCGGCTGGGGGTGGAGCTTTTTAGCTTTGGCAGGAGCAGATTGGTCAGCAGGAAGTGACCAAGATGATTAACAGCCAGCTGGGTCTCAAAACCATCTTCTGTCAGCCATTTTGGACACATCATCACTCCTATAGACAGATAGGTGGACAGGCAGgtagacaaacagacagacagacagacagaaagactgacAGGTGGACTCACCTGCATTGTTGATGAGGACATCCAGTCTGTCCTCTGTTTCCAGGAAGTCTTTGGCGAACTGTCTGACGGAGTAGACGGAGGCGAGGTCCAGGTGTCTGATCACCACGTTACCGTTTCCTGTCGTCTGCCGGATCTCCTCTGCCGCCCGCTCAGCCCGGGTCAGGTCCCTACACGCCATTACCACCCGGGCCCCTGCCCAACAAAAGGAACACACCTGGTCACCATCAGAATGAAACACACCAACTCACTGAGCGGTTTGTTTCAGGGTGCGTTTGATTCCGTTGTAATCCAGTAATTAGCTCAGAGGTAGCGTGACCTTTGGACTCTGGCGCACTGTGTTTGTAATTCAATCAGGTGATCCTGTTTGGCCTAAAGACAATATGGGTCAGGTCTAGACCTGAACTGGACCTTGGGCTCTCTGACCTCGTTGTGCCAGCTCCCTGCTCGTCTCTTTGCCGATACCGGTGTTGGCTCCGGTGATCAGGACCGTCTTCCCGTCCAGACGAACCAGACAGGTACACACTCCACCTGCAATCCACTTCCTCAGCACCAccacacctggacacacacacacacacacacacactgctgttacCATGGAAATAGGAAACACTGACGCCATGAGTTCTTCTCATTGACGTCACATTGACTTCGATCTCATCAGCTGATTCATATCATTCATTCGTTACAGCATTCCAGGTCCCGGTTTAGAGTCTGTTGAGTTAGGGACCTATGTGGATCACTCCAGTCCTCCCAGGTTTTTATTCTGTGTAAATCCAGAATCCTTGGATCAGGTGGTGGTTTCCcaaagtgctgtataaataaagctgTGGTGATTGAAGGAGGATCTTACAGATCAGGGTGAGTCCCAGCAGAGCTCCACATctcagcagcagccccccctGTCCTTCCTCGGCTGACACCGGCCCCTCTTCGGGGTCTGGCCCACCACCCCCAGGCCACGGCAGCACCAGGAATCCTGGGTCGGCTGCTCTCATCCCTGCAGGTCCAACAGACTGAGGACTGAGAGGAACTGGATCTGAGCTGGGACGGGAGCAGGGGTGCAGATTAAGAGATTAAAGCAGATTATCCTGATCAGAGCTGGTCTGGATCAGGACAGGAAGgatcaggttgttgttgtgcagtGAGAACACATAAGAGCCCCCATCAGACCTCAACCAGTCTGGATCAGTCGTGGAAAGTATAAACATAAATCTAATGATAAAAGATGATCATTAAGAGGGCAGCACGGTGTCACAGTGGTTCTCTCTGCAGGTCCTGGTTGGGTTCAtcagtgactctaaactgtccgtaggtctgtctgtctctgtgatggactgggattggctccagaaccccccgtgacccggaaacagatcagaggaagaagatggatggatggatgatcaCTTAaagcttctttctgttttctggttCATGTGGTTGGTAACTGTAAAAGGATCGAGTGTAGTCCTCTCTCCGTCTATCTCTTTTTTATTGATCAGCGTGAAAATACAGCATGGAGCGGATTTTCTATTTATGCCGCAAACGTTACATATATTACCGTAAAGCATTACTGTCGTAAAACTGCCGCGAACCATAACAGGACCTCTGCCCGATATAAACCATATGACACAAACGTCAGTAGGCGCCACCTGTGACGTCATATCTGTATCCCCGCCTGCcgcagaacaacaaaaacaaaatggcgtTCCGCCCTCGCTGTCTGTGTCAATATTAAATGGGGTTGTTTTGGTGCCCTCTCCTCCCGTTGTTGCCCCGTTAGTACGGTCCCGGTGGGACGTTTTACCGCCTCCATCTGAaacccgcaaaaaaaaaaacgcataTCGGTCCGACAGAGATTTTTACACCGTCCAATGAGCGCCCACGGGAAGTGACGTACATCTGCTGTGGACCAATCCGCGGCTTCGACACCGACCATATGCGGAAGTCCCGCCTTCTGTCGAACCGGAGCGCGCTGGAGGAGAGTCCAGACCGTCCGCCCtgcggagcagcagcaggtacacAGACCCGGTCCGTCCGGCCCAGCTCGGTCCGGACTACAAACAGGTCCCGGTGGAAACAGGAGGGAGCGTTCGGCGCTCGGCTCCGGGCAGAGAGGGGCGGTGCAGGCGGCAGGACAGCGAGCGCAGCGAGCTGCGGGCTGAGCCGGACTCAGTCAGGGTCCGGGTATACAGTGACCCGGGTCCGGCTGATCCGAGTACAGCTGGATTGGGCGGATCCTCGGGCAGGGACACACAGGCCTCACCCGGACTAAAGATACAGAAGGTCCGAGGAGCGACGCCCCCCGCGGCCGCAGACCGAGACTGCACCCAAGTCCGCCTGACTCCGGATTACCTGAGGAGCCGGTCTAAACTGGGCAACAACGGAGGAAAACGCGACACGGTGTGACGTACATGTCCACTGACAGGTAGCTACAGATGACGGCGATAGATCATGTCATATGTTGTGATGTAGAAAAAGTTTTAATCCTTCAGGGTTCGCGACcctgtttccatagcaacatGGATACGGAGCTTTTCATggagtgtgaggaggaggagctggagccaTGGCAACAGGTGGAGGACAGCGTGGAGGAAGATGACATGGACTTTGACTATTACAGTGAGCCAGGTgagagatacagacagacacacaaagagatgcacactaacacacacacatcatcctCTAATGTCTCTCTCTAGTGGAAGATTCACTGTCTCCTCTTCCAGCCTCAGAGACTCCGCCCCCTCCTCCTGCATCCATCACACCTGCTCCTACAGGTAATTCACACATACCCCAACAGAAactgtgtgtatctgttgtgtctgaatgacttgttgtgtcttttttgcTTTCAGCATCTCCTCTCAACGTCATCTCCTCCTCAGTTTTggttcctccccctccttccatCACTTCCCTGCCCCTCTCTGCTCCACGTTTACCCACCCCCAAGACACCTGGGGTCTCAACCACACCCCTGATGACTCAAGCCCCGCCCCTCATTCTGACACAGACGCCAGGTGGGACATTTCTTCTCCCGGCCCCCGGGACCGTCAACAGCCAACCCATCCTTCTCACCACGCAGGTATGCAAATCAAACACGCCCCTGCTGGTAGGTGAGAAGTGATGTCATTGGGGTGTCGTCACGATGtcatctgtttcctgtgtaGGGTTTTCCAGTGCAGACGGTGGTGAACCGCGGTGCCCCCCTGCTCTTGAACCTGCAGGGTCAGACGGTCCAGCCGCTCACGCTGATTCAGTGTAAGACACGCCCCCTCCATTGGACACtaaacaataacacaatcagGTAAGCTATCCCAGCTGAGTGATGAGTTTTGTCCCCACAGCCTCGTCGTTGGGACAGTTGGTACGGCCCAATGTGGGTGTGTCCCCTGTCCTCCCCCAGGGCCAGATAGTCCAGTCCAGACAGGGCCCCAACACTTCAAGAAGCTCCACCCAGCCCAGCTCTACGTTTACCACAATGCAGCTTCCCGCCACACTGACCATCCGCACCAGCACGCCAAGACCCGGTCAGTGTGTTGCTCCGGGGAGAAGGTCTGATCACAATTGATCatgttgattgattgatttttgatttgcTCATTGATCAGATTCTTTTCCAGTTAACTTGCAGATGACCCAGGTGGGTGGGGTCAATTCCCTGAAGGTTGCAGGTTCTCCCGCCCTTCCCTCCGACTCAGCCAATGGCGTAACCAGAGTTACCACGATGATCAGTAAGGCGGGTTCAGACTCAGGGGTCAGGTTTTTGCTTCAGATCTGGTTGACCTTTATTGTGAAGGAGCTACAGGAAATTTCTCTGTCACCCCCGTGTTCACTCGCCTGTAAAGTGTGAGTCAACGCCAACCCTCTGTCACCTGGTCCTGCAGCTCCTGGCCCCACCCGATCTGTCACCAAGCCCCCAAGTGTCACCTCAGTGCCACCCACTGACCCGCCCAGGGTGGTGATGAGTGTGGAGGAGTTTTACTATGGGACGTTTGAGGGTGACCTGAGTCTGAGGAAGCCACACCCCCTCGGAATCAAGACCTCCACCTTCACCTGTCAGATCTGCACACACCTGGCTGAGAACAACCTGAGGTAGGAAGACCAGAGCACCCGAACACACCTGAGAGTTGACAGGTACCGTCTgttaacctgtgtgtgtgtgtgtgtgcaggttgaTGCAACACATGCTGCAGCACTCTGAGCTgattggaggaggaggagatgagaggaagTGCTGCAGGTTTTGTTATCGTCAGTTCTCGTCTCCGGCTCAGCTGCAGACccaccaggaccaggtccacgGTCCAGCCCAGTCCTCCAGTAAGAACTCATCTCTGAAACCCGAAACAGAAACCTGAACCTTCCGGTTGGGACtcacctgtgtctgtgtctcaggTATGTGTCGGATCTGTGAATGGGCGTTTGAAAATGAGCCAGCCTTCCTGAACCACATGAAGTCCAACCACAAACCAGGAGAGATGCCCTATGTCTGCCAGGTGagcctgacctctgacctcccacCTCGCTCTATCTGTCCTGGAACCTCAGAGTTAACTCCGGTGTGACCTGCAGGTGTGTTCGTACCGCTCGTCCTTCTACTCGGATGTCCTTCAGCACTTCGCCAGCTTCCACAGAGACTCTcgctttctgctgtgtgtgttctgtctgaAGGTGACAAGGAACCACATCAGCTACCAGCAGCACCTGCTGAGACACCAGGTAACCCACACAGGTGACTGTAGCAGAACACAGACTTGTGGATGTGTGGTTGATGtctccaggatcaggactctGGGATGAGCTGATGTCTTGTCTCCTCTCAGATAAACCAGGCCTTCCACTGTAACAGGTGCCGCCTTCAGTTCATCTTCCTCAAGGACAAGATGCAGCACAAACTGGAAAATCATCGCAGCTTCCGCCGCCCTGCTCAGCTGGAGGGACTGCCcccggggtcaaaggtcagcccCTTACTGGGACGGTTCTGATCCCCAGCCGGTTACCGCGTTGTCAATTATCTGATCCCCATGTCTTCAGGTGACCATCAGGACCTATGGGAAACTCAGGTCTCCAGTGACATCGGCAGGGGGGCGGTTCCTCCAGAGCCCCTCCCCCCTCATCCAGCCAATCATCATCAAGACAGAAGTGCAGAAGACACCGATCCAGAGAAACCCTGCTCTCACCAAGTCCATCCGGCCCACTGCCAAGAGACCAGTGAGCCGTCATATCCCTGTCAACAGGTGAGACAttccctgacccctgacctctgatCT from Echeneis naucrates chromosome 6, fEcheNa1.1, whole genome shotgun sequence encodes:
- the LOC115045435 gene encoding retinol dehydrogenase 13 isoform X1; the encoded protein is MRAADPGFLVLPWPGGGGPDPEEGPVSAEEGQGGLLLRCGALLGLTLICVVVLRKWIAGGVCTCLVRLDGKTVLITGANTGIGKETSRELAQRGARVVMACRDLTRAERAAEEIRQTTGNGNVVIRHLDLASVYSVRQFAKDFLETEDRLDVLINNAGVMMCPKWLTEDGFETQLAVNHLGHFLLTNLLLPKLKSSTPSRVVNVSSIAHRGGRIDFDDLFFGRRLYSPLDSYRQSKLANVLFSRELARRLKGVGVSSFCLHPGVIRTELGRHVQGWFPLLGMLLSIPSLLLMKTPHQGCQTSVYCAVTPGLEARSGRYFSDCAEKEVAPEGQDDEVARRLWEESARLVGLKDTC
- the LOC115045435 gene encoding retinol dehydrogenase 13 isoform X2; translation: MASVFPISMVTAVCVCVCVCPGVVVLRKWIAGGVCTCLVRLDGKTVLITGANTGIGKETSRELAQRGARVVMACRDLTRAERAAEEIRQTTGNGNVVIRHLDLASVYSVRQFAKDFLETEDRLDVLINNAGVMMCPKWLTEDGFETQLAVNHLGHFLLTNLLLPKLKSSTPSRVVNVSSIAHRGGRIDFDDLFFGRRLYSPLDSYRQSKLANVLFSRELARRLKGVGVSSFCLHPGVIRTELGRHVQGWFPLLGMLLSIPSLLLMKTPHQGCQTSVYCAVTPGLEARSGRYFSDCAEKEVAPEGQDDEVARRLWEESARLVGLKDTC